From Pseudomonas sp. AN-1:
ATCAGACACCCACGCTTCGATTTCATCGCTGGGCCAGCCCACGGCGCGGGTGCCGATCTTGCGGGCTTGGGGGAAGTCTCCGCGCTTCATCAGCTCGTAAATCCAGGCGCGGCCAAAGCCGGTGGCGGCCTGTACTTGCGGCAGGCGCATGATGCGGCGGGGTTGGGTGGCAACGGCGGTTGGCATAACCGAAACTCCTTTGCGCTCGCTGGCGCTTAGTGGATTCGGTTAGGGATTAAATACACCAAAATGGGGCCAGACCATGCCGAGATTCAGCCCCCGAGTTTTTCCGGAAAGATTCAGGCCACGGGTTTTTCCGATGCTGCCTCGATAGCGGCCAGCGCCTTCAGTTCGGCTAGGCTGCTCATCAGTTCGTACGCCAGTTTCTGTACGGTCTTCCGAAAACTATCGCCGCCTTTGCAGTAGCCGACCGCCTGCGCCATGACGTGAAGCGGTATCTGGTTGCCGGTTTCCATTGTCCAAATCCGCAGGTCCAGATACGGCAACAGCCCGTAGCTCGCCCAATTCTTGTAGGCCGGGCATTCCCGCTTGGCTGCGCCGCCTTGCTCATCTCGGGTGCGCTTCAGCCAAGAATCGAAAGCGTCCCTCAATACTGAATCAGTGGCCTCTAAGTCGATCTGAATAACAGGCTTCGGGCATTCGTGCCGCCTGTCGCAACTCAAGAAAAGTGGCTTCCCGAGAACCTTGCTGATCTCCTTGGTGTGACGGAATTCTATTGCGTCCCAAAATAGAGCCGCGTCCGAGCCATTCGCACGGTCAAAGCATCTCTGGAACATAAGTTCCCCCGCAGTCACACTTTGGATGGGCGCGACCACCCCCACATCCGCCGTCCTGCGGGCAATAATTGGTTCTTCTTGAATACCTATCGTGAGCCACCGAACAGTCTCACTGAACGTTCCAAACTGCATATCCGGATACGTCTCGTAGAACTCCCATAGGCTTTTCCGGCGGCTTAACTCTCCATGCCAATCCACTGCCCTAAAGCTTTTGCAGCCGCTGTAATGCTCCTGCTTGAACCATCCCGGTAGGTCTTCTACGCGGTCAATCTTGGCCACTGCTACGCCCTCCCAGGCGCTCCCACTTCCTGAATAGATCGGCCAGCCGGGCGGGTGGGAAGTCCGCTTTTCGGGAATGCCCCTAGGCTGGCCGGTGCTCGGTTAGGCGCGCTTGAAGTCGCCTTGAATGACGTTTGCCGCTGGCGGGGTGGTGATGTACTTCGCCCAGTCAGCCATCAGGGCGCGGCGTTTCTCCAGAAAGTCCGACCGGGAATAGGCGCCCTCGGTCTGGTCGCGCTCATCATGGGCTAGCGCCAGCTCGCAGACTTCACGCGGGTAGTGGGTGCGCTCGTTCGCCCAGTCGCGGAAGCTCGACCGGAAGCCATGGGTTGTAACCCCCTCCAGTTCCAGGCGCAGCAGCAGGCGCAGAAACGCCTTTGACTGCATGACGCCCGACCGGCCTTGACCGGGGAAAAGGTACGGACTGCCATCGGTGCGCGGGATGGCTTCCAGCAGCTCGACCACTTCGGGCGCCAGGGGAATGTCGAAGGCTTGGCGCATCTTCATACGCTCGGCAGGCAGCGACCAGACGCCCGCCTTCAAATCGAACTCCGACCACTCGGCAAAGCGGATCATGTGCGACCGGGAGCCAGTCAGGATCAGCAGGCGCATTGCCACTGCGTCCCGCGTACCATCGGCAGCCAGCCTCACCATTAGCGCCGGCACGTCGCGCCAGCTCATAGCGGGCAAGTGCTGGCGCTTGCGAGCCTTGGACTTGTCGGCCTTGCTCAGCAGGTTTTCCAGATGCCCGCGCCAGCGTGCCGGGTTGTCGCCCTCGCGCAGTTTTTGGGCCTTGGCGGCATCTAGCACGCGCTCGATTTGCCCGCGCACCTCGTCAGCCGTGCGGGTGACGGTTCCCCAGATCGGTTGCAACACGTGCAGGACGTGTTCCGTTTCAATGGCGCTGGCCGGCAGCTTGCCAATAACCGGGAAGGCGTAGCGTTCCAACTTGGAGCGCCAGCCCTTGCGCCATTGATCCGACCAGCCGGCCCCGTGCGCCTCCAGATACTCCAGGGCCAGAACCTCGAACGGGCGGCGGTTGGCTTCCTGCTGGCGCAGGGCTTCGCGCTGGCGCTCGCGTTCGGCGTCACGAGCGGCCATCGGATCGGCGCCAGCAGCCAACAGCTTGCGTTGATCCCCGGCAGCCAGGCGGGCGGCCTTCAAGCTCACCTCGGGGAAGCTCCCCAAGCCCATCTCCCGGCGCTTGCCGTTGAGCTGATAGCGCAGCACCCACGATTTGCGCCCGGTGGCCTTTACGACCAGGCGCAGGCCGTCGCCGTCTTCATAGGTGCCCGGCTCTATCAGGTTCTCGACTTGCTTTGAGTTAAGCTTGCGCATGTTCGTCTCCACTGGCGGGGGAACAAATCCTGTTCCCCCACTTGTTCCCCCACCTTGCACCCGGAACGGGCTGGTTATCGGTGGACTTTAGTGGACGCATACTAGGCTGAAAGCCGCATAGAATCTAGCATCCACTGGAAACGGACAGAACACACTAGAACGCATGAACTCCGGCCGCGCGCCGGGGTTCCTGTTTCCGCGGCCCGTGCGGCCGCCATCGAGGAACGGAGCCCCGCATGAAACGCTTCATCCCCCACGTCACCGTGGCCACCGTGGTCGAGGACCAGGGCCGCTTCCTGCTGGTCGAGGAGCGCGCCGAGGGTCGCCTGGTGCTCAACCAGCCCGCCGGCCACCTGGAAGCCGACGAGACCCTGCTCGAGGCCGCGCTGCGCGAGACCCTCGAGGAAACCGGCTGGGAGGTCGAGCTGACCGGCGTCACCGGCATCTACCTGTACACCGCCCCGGCCAACGGCGTGACCTACCAGCGCGTGTGCTTCGCCGCCCGCCCGCTGCGCCATCGCCCGGAGCTGCCACTGGATCACGGCATCATCGGCCCGCGCTGGCTGACCCGCGAGGAGCTGGAAGAGCGCCGCGAGCAATGGCGCAGCGCCCTGGTGCCGCGCTGCATCGACGACTATCTGACCGGCGGCTGCTACCCGCTGGAACTGATCCGCGAGCCGGCCTTCCTCACCGCCGGGAAGTAGCTCCGCGCGGTCGGTCCGCGCGCGCCGACAGACCTGCTAGAATCGCCCCTTTGCACTCCAGCAACGGTTTCCCGGATGACTATGCGTGACCCAGCCCATACCCGCGTGATCGTCGGCATGTCCGGCGGCGTGGACTCCTCCGTCTCGGCCCTGCTCCTGCAGCAGCAGGGCTATCAGGTCGAAGGCCTGTTCATGAAGAACTGGGAGGAGGACGACGGCACCGAGTACTGCACCGCCAGGGAGGACCTGGCCGACGCCCAGGCCGTGTGCGACCGGCTCGGCATCAAGCTGCACACCGCCAACTTCGCCGCCGAGTACTGGGACAACGTGTTCGAGCACTTCCTTGCCGAATACAAGGCCGGCCGCACGCCCAACCCGGACATCCTGTGCAACCGGGAAATCAAGTTCAAGGCGTTCCTCGACTACGCCCTGATGCTCGGCGCCGACCTGATCGCCACCGGCCACTACGTGCGCCGCCGCGACATCGACGGACGCAGCGAGCTGCTCAAGGGCCTCGACCCCAACAAGGACCAGAGCTACTTCCTGCACGCCGTCGGCGGCGAGCAGATCGGCAAGACCCTGTTCCCGGTGGGCGAACTGGAGAAGCCGGCGGTACGCGCCATCGCCGAGCAGTACGGCCTGGCCACCGCCAAGAAGAAGGACTCCACCGGCATCTGCTTCATCGGCGAGCGGCGCTTCCGCGACTTCCTCAAGCAGTACCTGCCGGCCCAGCCGGGCGACATCCAGACCGTCGACGGCAAGGTGATCGGTCGCCATCACGGCCTGATGTACCACACCATCGGCCAGCGCCAGGGCCTGGGCATCGGCGGCATGAAGGATGCCGGCGACGACGCCTGGTACGTGCTGGCCAAGGACCTGGCGCGCAACGTGCTGATCGTTGGCCAGGGTCACCACCACCCGTGGCTGATGTCACGCAGCCTCAATGCCTCGCAGATCTACTGGGTCAACCCGGTCGACCTGAGCCAGCCGCTGCGCCTCACCGCCAAGGTGCGCTACCGCCAGCAGGACCAGGCGTGCACCCTGGCGCGCACCGCGCAAGGCGGCTATGTCGCCACCTTCGACGAGCCGCAGCGGGCGGTCACTCCCGGCCAGTCGGTGGTGTTCTACGCTGGCGAGGTCTGCCTCGGCGGCGGCGTGATCGAGACCGCCACGCCCTGGGATGCGGAGATCCAGCGCCCATGACCCGCGAACAGGAACGCCTGATCGCCCTCGCCGGGGTGTTCACCGCCGCCGCACTGGTCGAGCGCCTGGCCAAGACCGGCCAGGTCCAGGAGGGGCCGCTGACCTGCATGCTCGGCAGCCTGCTGGTGCGCAACCCCAAGGACACCCTCGAGGTGTACGGTGGCGACCACTTCAACCTGCGCGAGGGCCTGCGCGCCCTGGCCGGCGCCCTCGAGCGCAACCCGCAGAACCTGCCGCGCGACTGCCTGCGCTATGCCCTGGCCCTGCTGGCCCTGCAGCGCCAGCTCGACAAGCGCAGCGACATGCTGCAGGTGATCGGCAGCCGCCTGCAGCAGATCGACAGCCAGGCGCAGCTGTTCGGCATCGCCCATGACAACGTGGTGGCCGCCTGCGCCGCGCTGTACCAGGACACGCTGAGCACCTTCCGCCAGCGCATCCAGGTGCATGGCGAGATGCAGCACCTGCAGAACAGCCGCAACGCCGAGAAGATCCGCGCCCTGCTGCTCGCCGGCATCCGCAGCGCCATGCTCTGGCGCCAGCTCGGCGGCCACCGCTGGCAGCTGCTGTTCAGCCGGCGCAAGCTGCTGAACGAGCTCTACCCGCTGCTGCGCGGCTGAACCGTGGGCCAGCCCTCCGCCACCCCGGCCCGCCTGCACCGACCGGCCCGGGGTGCCGCCCTGCTGGCGCTGTCGGCGCTGTTCTTCACCCTGATGGGCGTGTTCATCCGCGAAGCCACCGTCGAGGGCGTCAACAACGCGATGGTGGTGTTCTTCCGCAACGCCGTCGGCGTGCTGTTCTTCCTGCCCCTGGCGCTGACCCGCGGCCTGGGCCCGCTGCGCACCGCACGGCCGTGGGCGCACCTCAAGCGCACCCTGTGCGGCCTGGCGGCGATGTACTGCTACTTCTACGCCCTCGCCCACCTGCCGCTGACCGACGCCATGCTGTTCAGCTACGCCGCGCCGGTGTTCACCCCGCTGATCGCCTGGTGGTGGCTGAAGGAGCCGCTGACCAGGCGCATGCTGCTGGCCACCGCGATCGGCTTCGCCGGCGTGCTGCTGGTGGCCAAGCCCAGCGGCGCTGTGGTTT
This genomic window contains:
- a CDS encoding DMT family transporter, yielding MGQPSATPARLHRPARGAALLALSALFFTLMGVFIREATVEGVNNAMVVFFRNAVGVLFFLPLALTRGLGPLRTARPWAHLKRTLCGLAAMYCYFYALAHLPLTDAMLFSYAAPVFTPLIAWWWLKEPLTRRMLLATAIGFAGVLLVAKPSGAVVSGIALIGILASVMAACAFVSIREMSNTEPAFRIVFYFALFSALVSAVPLLWAWQPLDRHQLLLLLAAGVVASFGQLTMSQAYSYAPPGLIGPVAYLAIVFAGIIAWLRWDEVPAGASLLGAGLIFAASLIPLLRRSR
- the hflD gene encoding high frequency lysogenization protein HflD produces the protein MTREQERLIALAGVFTAAALVERLAKTGQVQEGPLTCMLGSLLVRNPKDTLEVYGGDHFNLREGLRALAGALERNPQNLPRDCLRYALALLALQRQLDKRSDMLQVIGSRLQQIDSQAQLFGIAHDNVVAACAALYQDTLSTFRQRIQVHGEMQHLQNSRNAEKIRALLLAGIRSAMLWRQLGGHRWQLLFSRRKLLNELYPLLRG
- a CDS encoding DUF6387 family protein, encoding MAKIDRVEDLPGWFKQEHYSGCKSFRAVDWHGELSRRKSLWEFYETYPDMQFGTFSETVRWLTIGIQEEPIIARRTADVGVVAPIQSVTAGELMFQRCFDRANGSDAALFWDAIEFRHTKEISKVLGKPLFLSCDRRHECPKPVIQIDLEATDSVLRDAFDSWLKRTRDEQGGAAKRECPAYKNWASYGLLPYLDLRIWTMETGNQIPLHVMAQAVGYCKGGDSFRKTVQKLAYELMSSLAELKALAAIEAASEKPVA
- the mnmA gene encoding tRNA 2-thiouridine(34) synthase MnmA — encoded protein: MRDPAHTRVIVGMSGGVDSSVSALLLQQQGYQVEGLFMKNWEEDDGTEYCTAREDLADAQAVCDRLGIKLHTANFAAEYWDNVFEHFLAEYKAGRTPNPDILCNREIKFKAFLDYALMLGADLIATGHYVRRRDIDGRSELLKGLDPNKDQSYFLHAVGGEQIGKTLFPVGELEKPAVRAIAEQYGLATAKKKDSTGICFIGERRFRDFLKQYLPAQPGDIQTVDGKVIGRHHGLMYHTIGQRQGLGIGGMKDAGDDAWYVLAKDLARNVLIVGQGHHHPWLMSRSLNASQIYWVNPVDLSQPLRLTAKVRYRQQDQACTLARTAQGGYVATFDEPQRAVTPGQSVVFYAGEVCLGGGVIETATPWDAEIQRP
- a CDS encoding AlpA family transcriptional regulator, whose protein sequence is MPTAVATQPRRIMRLPQVQAATGFGRAWIYELMKRGDFPQARKIGTRAVGWPSDEIEAWVSDRLEGRA
- a CDS encoding tyrosine-type recombinase/integrase; the protein is MRKLNSKQVENLIEPGTYEDGDGLRLVVKATGRKSWVLRYQLNGKRREMGLGSFPEVSLKAARLAAGDQRKLLAAGADPMAARDAERERQREALRQQEANRRPFEVLALEYLEAHGAGWSDQWRKGWRSKLERYAFPVIGKLPASAIETEHVLHVLQPIWGTVTRTADEVRGQIERVLDAAKAQKLREGDNPARWRGHLENLLSKADKSKARKRQHLPAMSWRDVPALMVRLAADGTRDAVAMRLLILTGSRSHMIRFAEWSEFDLKAGVWSLPAERMKMRQAFDIPLAPEVVELLEAIPRTDGSPYLFPGQGRSGVMQSKAFLRLLLRLELEGVTTHGFRSSFRDWANERTHYPREVCELALAHDERDQTEGAYSRSDFLEKRRALMADWAKYITTPPAANVIQGDFKRA
- a CDS encoding NUDIX hydrolase, whose protein sequence is MKRFIPHVTVATVVEDQGRFLLVEERAEGRLVLNQPAGHLEADETLLEAALRETLEETGWEVELTGVTGIYLYTAPANGVTYQRVCFAARPLRHRPELPLDHGIIGPRWLTREELEERREQWRSALVPRCIDDYLTGGCYPLELIREPAFLTAGK